A window of the Cetobacterium somerae ATCC BAA-474 genome harbors these coding sequences:
- a CDS encoding enoyl-CoA hydratase-related protein, giving the protein MVFKNLLTEIHGKICIVKINRPESLNALNEETYKEIHQCFSQLEKNDEIDVILLTGEGRSFVAGADISFMKDLSTKEAKEFGILGTNAFNAVENINKVVIAVINGFALGGGCELAMSCDIRIASDKAKLGQPEVTLGITPGSGGTQRLPRLVGLAKAKELIYTGNIIDAQEAKSIGLVNQVIEHDKLMEYALNMANKISSNAKLAVQYSKEAINKGIQVDETTSMFIESSLFGLCFSTEDQKEGMSAFLEKRKANFINK; this is encoded by the coding sequence ATGGTATTTAAAAATCTTTTAACTGAAATTCATGGAAAAATCTGTATAGTTAAAATTAACAGACCTGAATCTTTAAATGCTTTAAACGAAGAAACTTACAAAGAGATTCACCAATGCTTTTCTCAGTTAGAAAAAAATGATGAGATTGATGTTATTTTACTAACAGGTGAGGGACGTTCTTTTGTGGCAGGAGCTGATATCTCTTTTATGAAAGATTTAAGTACAAAAGAGGCTAAAGAATTTGGTATTTTAGGTACAAATGCTTTTAATGCAGTGGAAAATATCAATAAAGTTGTTATTGCTGTTATTAATGGATTTGCTCTTGGTGGTGGATGCGAACTTGCTATGTCTTGTGATATTAGAATTGCTTCTGATAAAGCAAAACTTGGGCAACCTGAGGTTACACTTGGTATTACTCCAGGTTCAGGTGGAACTCAAAGACTTCCTAGATTAGTTGGTCTAGCTAAAGCTAAAGAACTTATATATACAGGTAATATTATTGATGCTCAAGAAGCTAAATCTATCGGTTTAGTTAATCAAGTTATTGAGCATGATAAGCTTATGGAATATGCACTAAATATGGCAAATAAAATTAGTTCTAATGCTAAATTGGCAGTTCAGTATTCAAAAGAAGCTATAAATAAGGGAATTCAAGTGGATGAAACTACGTCAATGTTCATTGAAAGTAGTTTGTTTGGACTTTGTTTCTCAACAGAGGATCAAAAAGAGGGTATGTCAGCATTTTTAGAAAAAAGAAAAGCAAACTTTATTAACAAATAA